The following coding sequences lie in one Rutidosis leptorrhynchoides isolate AG116_Rl617_1_P2 chromosome 4, CSIRO_AGI_Rlap_v1, whole genome shotgun sequence genomic window:
- the LOC139904055 gene encoding uncharacterized protein isoform X1, with the protein MILSYRRPAAVVVELQSQICSMADKNTTNLKIPETKDYSQYNHTDSCKSSRWTSRESYLFMYARPWEKVVNFYSNLVNGHTTLLDLFGTKTYHIVDDIGIECNNDETEVVTPAQKRAGRWARMNYKIVVSYHGGSFDGWQKQPGLNTVQEVIEKSLGKFVDERKVGLLKDKGLPLEGHAVVAGRTDKGVTGFQQVCSFYTWREDVKPQDIKDTINSLVPGKLRAISVSQVPRNFHPNFSAKWRRYLYIFPLNNGEVGEDVTICYSEKSNDQDYNFDDSEVRLESAVDDDKADLQSIKKPTRFSVSKVNKLLQQLEGKLLSYKMFARDTKPSRNTGPPTECFIFHARAKQVTLTIDTEKGENTEAMCIELIGNRFLRKMVRVLVATSIREAAAGAEDDALIKLMDATCRRATAPPAPPDGLCLVDVGYNEFDSQSCLIF; encoded by the exons ATGATATTATCGTACCGACGGCCGGCGGCGGTGGTTGTGGAGTTACAATCTCAAATTTGTTCAATGGCTGATAAAAACACAACAAACCTCAAAATCCCCGAAACCAAAGATTATTCTCAGTATAACCACACTGATTCTTGCAAATCCTCCAGATGGACttctag GGAATCTTATCTGTTCATGTATGCTAGACCATGGGAAAAAGTGGTCAACTTTTACTCAAATTTAGTCAATGGCCACACAACATTGCTTGATCTGTTTGGAACCAAG ACATATCACATTGTTGATGATATTGGTATTGAGTGTAATAATGATGAAACTGAGGTTGTTACTCCGGCTCAAAAACGAGCTGGAAGGTGGGCAAGAATGAATTACAAGATAGTTGTGTCATATCATGGTGGTTCATTTGATGGTTGGCAAAAGCAACCAGGCTTGAATACTGTTCAAGA GGTGATCGAAAAGTCTCTTGGGAAATTTGTCGACGAAAGGAAAGTTGGATTGCTGAAGGATAAAGGTCTACCACTTGAAGGCCATGCTGTAGTTGCCGGTAGAACTGACAAAGGGGTGACGGGCTTTCAACAAGTCTGCTCTTTTT ATACTTGGAGAGAGGATGTTAAACCTCAAGATATTAAAGATACCATTAACTCCCTAGTTCCCGGAAAGCTTAGGGCCATATCCGTGTCTCAG GTACCTCGTAACTTCCATCCTAATTTCTCCGCAAAATGGAGGCGATATTTGTATATCTTCCCTTTGAATAATGGTGAGGTTGGGGAAGATGTCACAATTTGTTATAGTGAAAAATCTAACGACCAAGATTATAATTTTGATGATTCTGAGGTACGTTTAGAATCTGCAGTAGATGATGATAAAGCTGATCTACAAAGTATAAAGAAACCAACGAGGTTCAGTGTTAGCAAGGTTAACAAACTTCTTCAACAACTTGAAGGGAAATTGTTATCTTATAAAATGTTTGCACGTGATACAAAACCTTCAAGAAATAC TGGTCCTCCGacagagtgttttatcttccatgcACGAGCCAAACAAGTAACTTTAACCATTGATACAGAG AAAGGAGAAAATACCGAGGCAATGTGCATTGAACTGATTGGTAATCGCTTCTTACGTAAG ATGGTTCGTGTTCTAGTGGCGACATCAATACGAGAAGCGGCTGCTGGTGCAGAAGATGATGCCTTGATAAAGCTGATGGATGCCACATGCAGGCGTGCTACGGCTCCACCAGCACCTCCTGATGGCCTTTGTCTTGTTGACGTTGGCTATAATGAGTTCGATTCACAAAGTTGTCTAATTTTTTAA
- the LOC139904055 gene encoding uncharacterized protein isoform X2 gives MILSYRRPAAVVVELQSQICSMADKNTTNLKIPETKDYSQYNHTDSCKSSRWTSRESYLFMYARPWEKVVNFYSNLVNGHTTLLDLFGTKTYHIVDDIGIECNNDETEVVTPAQKRAGRWARMNYKIVVSYHGGSFDGWQKQPGLNTVQEVIEKSLGKFVDERKVGLLKDKGLPLEGHAVVAGRTDKGVTGFQQVCSFYTWREDVKPQDIKDTINSLVPGKLRAISVSQVPRNFHPNFSAKWRRYLYIFPLNNESAVDDDKADLQSIKKPTRFSVSKVNKLLQQLEGKLLSYKMFARDTKPSRNTGPPTECFIFHARAKQVTLTIDTEKGENTEAMCIELIGNRFLRKMVRVLVATSIREAAAGAEDDALIKLMDATCRRATAPPAPPDGLCLVDVGYNEFDSQSCLIF, from the exons ATGATATTATCGTACCGACGGCCGGCGGCGGTGGTTGTGGAGTTACAATCTCAAATTTGTTCAATGGCTGATAAAAACACAACAAACCTCAAAATCCCCGAAACCAAAGATTATTCTCAGTATAACCACACTGATTCTTGCAAATCCTCCAGATGGACttctag GGAATCTTATCTGTTCATGTATGCTAGACCATGGGAAAAAGTGGTCAACTTTTACTCAAATTTAGTCAATGGCCACACAACATTGCTTGATCTGTTTGGAACCAAG ACATATCACATTGTTGATGATATTGGTATTGAGTGTAATAATGATGAAACTGAGGTTGTTACTCCGGCTCAAAAACGAGCTGGAAGGTGGGCAAGAATGAATTACAAGATAGTTGTGTCATATCATGGTGGTTCATTTGATGGTTGGCAAAAGCAACCAGGCTTGAATACTGTTCAAGA GGTGATCGAAAAGTCTCTTGGGAAATTTGTCGACGAAAGGAAAGTTGGATTGCTGAAGGATAAAGGTCTACCACTTGAAGGCCATGCTGTAGTTGCCGGTAGAACTGACAAAGGGGTGACGGGCTTTCAACAAGTCTGCTCTTTTT ATACTTGGAGAGAGGATGTTAAACCTCAAGATATTAAAGATACCATTAACTCCCTAGTTCCCGGAAAGCTTAGGGCCATATCCGTGTCTCAG GTACCTCGTAACTTCCATCCTAATTTCTCCGCAAAATGGAGGCGATATTTGTATATCTTCCCTTTGAATAATG AATCTGCAGTAGATGATGATAAAGCTGATCTACAAAGTATAAAGAAACCAACGAGGTTCAGTGTTAGCAAGGTTAACAAACTTCTTCAACAACTTGAAGGGAAATTGTTATCTTATAAAATGTTTGCACGTGATACAAAACCTTCAAGAAATAC TGGTCCTCCGacagagtgttttatcttccatgcACGAGCCAAACAAGTAACTTTAACCATTGATACAGAG AAAGGAGAAAATACCGAGGCAATGTGCATTGAACTGATTGGTAATCGCTTCTTACGTAAG ATGGTTCGTGTTCTAGTGGCGACATCAATACGAGAAGCGGCTGCTGGTGCAGAAGATGATGCCTTGATAAAGCTGATGGATGCCACATGCAGGCGTGCTACGGCTCCACCAGCACCTCCTGATGGCCTTTGTCTTGTTGACGTTGGCTATAATGAGTTCGATTCACAAAGTTGTCTAATTTTTTAA
- the LOC139904055 gene encoding uncharacterized protein isoform X3, translated as MILSYRRPAAVVVELQSQICSMADKNTTNLKIPETKDYSQYNHTDSCKSSRWTSRESYLFMYARPWEKVVNFYSNLVNGHTTLLDLFGTKTYHIVDDIGIECNNDETEVVTPAQKRAGRWARMNYKIVVSYHGGSFDGWQKQPGLNTVQEVIEKSLGKFVDERKVGLLKDKGLPLEGHAVVAGRTDKGVTGFQQVCSFYTWREDVKPQDIKDTINSLVPGKLRAISVSQVPRNFHPNFSAKWRRYLYIFPLNNVDDDKADLQSIKKPTRFSVSKVNKLLQQLEGKLLSYKMFARDTKPSRNTGPPTECFIFHARAKQVTLTIDTEKGENTEAMCIELIGNRFLRKMVRVLVATSIREAAAGAEDDALIKLMDATCRRATAPPAPPDGLCLVDVGYNEFDSQSCLIF; from the exons ATGATATTATCGTACCGACGGCCGGCGGCGGTGGTTGTGGAGTTACAATCTCAAATTTGTTCAATGGCTGATAAAAACACAACAAACCTCAAAATCCCCGAAACCAAAGATTATTCTCAGTATAACCACACTGATTCTTGCAAATCCTCCAGATGGACttctag GGAATCTTATCTGTTCATGTATGCTAGACCATGGGAAAAAGTGGTCAACTTTTACTCAAATTTAGTCAATGGCCACACAACATTGCTTGATCTGTTTGGAACCAAG ACATATCACATTGTTGATGATATTGGTATTGAGTGTAATAATGATGAAACTGAGGTTGTTACTCCGGCTCAAAAACGAGCTGGAAGGTGGGCAAGAATGAATTACAAGATAGTTGTGTCATATCATGGTGGTTCATTTGATGGTTGGCAAAAGCAACCAGGCTTGAATACTGTTCAAGA GGTGATCGAAAAGTCTCTTGGGAAATTTGTCGACGAAAGGAAAGTTGGATTGCTGAAGGATAAAGGTCTACCACTTGAAGGCCATGCTGTAGTTGCCGGTAGAACTGACAAAGGGGTGACGGGCTTTCAACAAGTCTGCTCTTTTT ATACTTGGAGAGAGGATGTTAAACCTCAAGATATTAAAGATACCATTAACTCCCTAGTTCCCGGAAAGCTTAGGGCCATATCCGTGTCTCAG GTACCTCGTAACTTCCATCCTAATTTCTCCGCAAAATGGAGGCGATATTTGTATATCTTCCCTTTGAATAATG TAGATGATGATAAAGCTGATCTACAAAGTATAAAGAAACCAACGAGGTTCAGTGTTAGCAAGGTTAACAAACTTCTTCAACAACTTGAAGGGAAATTGTTATCTTATAAAATGTTTGCACGTGATACAAAACCTTCAAGAAATAC TGGTCCTCCGacagagtgttttatcttccatgcACGAGCCAAACAAGTAACTTTAACCATTGATACAGAG AAAGGAGAAAATACCGAGGCAATGTGCATTGAACTGATTGGTAATCGCTTCTTACGTAAG ATGGTTCGTGTTCTAGTGGCGACATCAATACGAGAAGCGGCTGCTGGTGCAGAAGATGATGCCTTGATAAAGCTGATGGATGCCACATGCAGGCGTGCTACGGCTCCACCAGCACCTCCTGATGGCCTTTGTCTTGTTGACGTTGGCTATAATGAGTTCGATTCACAAAGTTGTCTAATTTTTTAA